The Verrucomicrobiota bacterium genomic sequence TTCGTCTAGTTCATCGCCACGGGAAAACTTCAATTATGCATTGATTCTTTTATGCCAGTACGGATTCGTTTGAAGCGCATTGGAACAAAAAACACGCCGGCGTACCGCATTGTGATCGCTGACAGCCGAAGTCCGCGCGACGGGAAATTCATCGAGGAAATCGGGAGCTATCAACCGCTAAAGCGGCAGGACAATTTCGTTCTCGATCTCGAACGCGCCGATTACTGGGTGAGCAAGGGAGCTCAACCTACCGATACGGTCGCCAGCTTTTTGAAGAAGGCCAGGAAGGCTGCTCCAGCCTGTTGATTGATGCCTGCGCTCTATGCAAGCCTTTCTCGAATATGTGGTGAAAGGGTTGGTGGACCGTCAGGACGCAGTGAGGATTACACCTGTGGACCGCCACGGATTGACGGTCTATGAACTCCGCCTTCACCCAACAGACGTCGGAAAGATCATTGGCCGCCAAGGTGGAACAATCCGCGCGATCCGATCGCTCGTCCAGGTCGGAGGAGCTCGGCAGGGACTGCGATGCACCGTGGAGATCGTAGAGGAAAGACCTGAAGACTGATTTCGGGCGTCGCGCTTTTATCCGCGAGAAAGCGCACTCACGTGCGATCAATTATGAAGATTGACGTGTTGACTTTGTTTCCGGGAATGTTTTCCGGTCCCATGGAGGAAAGCATCGTTAAGCGCGCTCGGAATCGTGGTCTGCTCCATCTGCAAGTGCACAATCTGCGCGACTACACTCGTGATCGCCATCGCACGGTCGATGACAAGCCTTTTGGAGGCGGTCCTGGGATGCTGCTGAAACCGGAACCGATCTTTGAAGCCGTGGCCAACCTCACTGGTGAGAGGACTCGCGTGATTCTTCTCGCCCCGACCGGCCGCAGGCTTGAGCAAGGCGTGGTCAAGGACCTCGCCGGATGCGCGCATCTCCTGCTGATCTGCGGGAGCTATGAGGGATTCGACGAGCGAGTCCGAGAGCACCTTGCGGATGACGAGTTATCCATCGGGGATTACATCCTGACCAATGGTGCGCTGCCGGCGATGGTGATTATCGACGCCGTGACAAGGCTCTTGCCCGGCGTTCTGGGTGATGATGAAAGCGCGCACGACGAATCGTTCGCGCAAGGGCTTTTGGAGTATCCGCAATACACGAGGCCGGCAAATTTTCGCGGCATGCAAGTTCCGGAGGTCTTGCTCTCTGGGAATCATGCTGAAATTGAGAAATGGCGACTG encodes the following:
- the rpsP gene encoding 30S ribosomal protein S16 — encoded protein: MPVRIRLKRIGTKNTPAYRIVIADSRSPRDGKFIEEIGSYQPLKRQDNFVLDLERADYWVSKGAQPTDTVASFLKKARKAAPAC
- a CDS encoding KH domain-containing protein; its protein translation is MQAFLEYVVKGLVDRQDAVRITPVDRHGLTVYELRLHPTDVGKIIGRQGGTIRAIRSLVQVGGARQGLRCTVEIVEERPED
- the trmD gene encoding tRNA (guanosine(37)-N1)-methyltransferase TrmD, translated to MKIDVLTLFPGMFSGPMEESIVKRARNRGLLHLQVHNLRDYTRDRHRTVDDKPFGGGPGMLLKPEPIFEAVANLTGERTRVILLAPTGRRLEQGVVKDLAGCAHLLLICGSYEGFDERVREHLADDELSIGDYILTNGALPAMVIIDAVTRLLPGVLGDDESAHDESFAQGLLEYPQYTRPANFRGMQVPEVLLSGNHAEIEKWRLEQAEVRTRQRRPDLLEPHRSNAR